The Mycolicibacterium duvalii DNA window GCTCCGGTGGACAATGCCCCGATCTACAACGTCCGTCGTTACTGACCGGCGCCGCGCCGTCGACCGGCGCCGCGTGGGCGCCGTCCTGGGTGCCGAGTTGGTGTGCGCGGTGTTCCTGGTAGCCGGACCCGGCGACGCCCGCAGCGGCCCGGTACTCGCCGAGCCGACGGGTTTCGCCGCGACCACCATGTCGTCCCCGGCGCCGGCCACGCTCACCATGCCCGGCGGCAGGTCCGCGATGCTCATCGATCTCGGCGCGCCCAGCGGTCACGCTCTGCTCGCGCGCATCGCTGCCGAACTACCGGCCGCAGCTGCGGCTGTCAGCGACTTCTGGGGGCCGCAGTGGCCACGGACGGTCGAGATCGTGGTCGCCGGAACCGCAGAGCAGTTCGCCGCCGTGGGCGCCGGCGATGCCGACACCGCGGCGACCGCGACCGCCGAGCGGATCATGTTCTCCCCGGCCGCGGCCGGCATGTCTCCCGATGATCTGCGAATCGTGTTGCGCCACGAACTTTTCCATTACGCTGCGCGTCCAGACACCGCCGCCGATGCCCCGATGTGGCTGACTGAGGGCGTGGCCGATTATGTGGCACGTCCGCCGTTGATCTCGCCCACCATGCCCGCCGTGCTGCCTACCGATACGGAACTCATGACGCCGGGTCCCCAGCGCTCGGCGGCCTACGACCGGGCTTGGGAGTTTGCCTCGTCGGTGGCTGAGACGTACGGCGCAGACAGGCTCCGCGAGCTGTACCTCGCGGCGGGCGGCCACGGACGCCGTGATCTGGACACCGCGGTTCGCGAGGTTCTCGGCGAGGACCTGGCGGCGCTGACGGCGGGTCCTCCGTGAGCCGCGTGCTGCTGGTCACCAACGACTATCCGCCCCGGCCGGGGGGAATCCAGGCTTACCTGGAAGCGCTGGTCACTCACCTGGTCGCCACGCAAGAGCACACCTTGACCGTCTATGCACCGAAGTGGCAGGGCGCGCAGGAATACGACGCCGACGCGGCGGTGGGCGGCTACCAGGTCATCCGCCATCCGACCACGCTGATGGTTCCCGAGCCCACCGTCGCGCTGCGGATGCGGCGGCTCATCCAACAACACGGCATCGACACGGTGTGGTTCGGTGCTGCCGCCCCGCTGGCCCTGTTGTCGCCGCTGGCCCGCGCCGCGGGAGCGCAGCGCGTGATCGCCAGCACCCACGGGCACGAGGTGGGTTGGTCGATGCTGCCGCTGGCCCGCAATGCGTTGCGCCGCATCGGGAACGACACCGACGTCGTCACCTACATCAGCGCCTACACGCGCCGGCGGTTCGCGTCGGCGTTCGGACCGCACGCTGCGCTCGAGCACGTGCCGCCGGGGGTGGACGCCGACAGGTTCGCCCCCGACGAGGTGGCCCGGGCCCGGCTGCGCGCACGCTACCGACTCGGGCAGCGGCCTGTGGTGGTGTGTGTGTCGCGGCTGGTGCCGCGCAAGGGGCAGGACATGTTGATCCGGGCGTTGCCGGCGATCCGGCAGCGGGTGCCCGACGCTGCGCTGGTGATCGTCGGGGGCGGTCCGCACCGCACCGCCCTGCGCAGACTGGCCTACACGTTCGGTGTCGCCGAGCACGTGACCTTCACCGACGGCGTACCCGCCGACGAACTGCCCGCCCATCACGCGATGGCTGACGTCTTCGCCATGCCATGCCGGACG harbors:
- a CDS encoding glycosyltransferase family 4 protein, which encodes MSRVLLVTNDYPPRPGGIQAYLEALVTHLVATQEHTLTVYAPKWQGAQEYDADAAVGGYQVIRHPTTLMVPEPTVALRMRRLIQQHGIDTVWFGAAAPLALLSPLARAAGAQRVIASTHGHEVGWSMLPLARNALRRIGNDTDVVTYISAYTRRRFASAFGPHAALEHVPPGVDADRFAPDEVARARLRARYRLGQRPVVVCVSRLVPRKGQDMLIRALPAIRQRVPDAALVIVGGGPHRTALRRLAYTFGVAEHVTFTDGVPADELPAHHAMADVFAMPCRTRGGGLDVEGLGIVYLEASATGVPVVAGRSGGAPETVVDGTTGTVVDGWDVGAIAAAVSDLLAEPRRAAAMGAAGRQWVLDNWQWQRQAQRLARLL
- a CDS encoding peptidase, encoding MPRSTTSVVTDRRRAVDRRRVGAVLGAELVCAVFLVAGPGDARSGPVLAEPTGFAATTMSSPAPATLTMPGGRSAMLIDLGAPSGHALLARIAAELPAAAAAVSDFWGPQWPRTVEIVVAGTAEQFAAVGAGDADTAATATAERIMFSPAAAGMSPDDLRIVLRHELFHYAARPDTAADAPMWLTEGVADYVARPPLISPTMPAVLPTDTELMTPGPQRSAAYDRAWEFASSVAETYGADRLRELYLAAGGHGRRDLDTAVREVLGEDLAALTAGPP